The following coding sequences lie in one Rutidosis leptorrhynchoides isolate AG116_Rl617_1_P2 chromosome 4, CSIRO_AGI_Rlap_v1, whole genome shotgun sequence genomic window:
- the LOC139843034 gene encoding homogentisate phytyltransferase 1, chloroplastic-like, translating into MEHYDVKFGRLNPLKRHTRRADFSASANSEFSDRAHDYGAFRPQLHGELLRAMLNIIYKYSRVYTIKGTALSIISVSLLAVRSLSDITPSFFVGVLQALVGGVLANLYVVGINQLSDIEIDKVNKPYLVLASGELPVKVAVLLTSLYAFLGFCLGWSVKSWPFRLGLFLWYAFGTAYSVHLPLLRWKRIPVLAAMCIWSVQGAIVPILLHLHVQTYITGQTVFLSKHAIFVSGIMSIYAIVIALFKDVPDVEGDKINGINSLASQVGQKRVFWICIWLLEMVYGVAILTGLLSARFWIRLIMVIGHSILGFVLWRNANLVNLVNNEATESFYLFIWKLYYAEYLLVPILRF; encoded by the exons ATGGAGCATTATGATGTCAAATTTGGGAGATTAAATCCTCTAAAACGCCACACACGTAGAGCAGATTTTTCGGCGAGTGCCAACTCTGAATTTTCAGACAGAGCACACGATTATGGAGCTTTTCGTCCTCAATTGCATGGTGAATTACTTAGAGCTATGTTGAATATTATCTACAAATACTCGAGAGTTTACACTATTAAAGGAACG GCCTTGTCTATTATTTCAGTCTCATTGCTTGCCGTCCGTAGCCTTTCAGATATTACTCCGTCGTTCTTTGTTGGAGTTTTGCAG GCACTCGTTGGTGGTGTTTTGGCTAATTTATATGTTGTGGGCATAAATCAACTGTCTGATATTGAAATCGACAAAGTTAACAAACCATATTTGGTGTTGGCATCAGGCGAACTTCCTGTCAAAGTTGCCGTTCTACTCACCTCGTTGTATGCTTTTTTG GGATTTTGTTTAGGATGGAGTGTTAAATCATGGCCTTTTAGGTTGGGTCTCTTCTTATGGTATGCTTTTGGTACTGCATATTCAGTTCAT CTACCCTTGCTACGATGGAAGAGGATTCCTGTGCTTGCCGCAATGTGTATTTGGTCTGTTCAAGGAGCTATTGTTCCTATTCTGCTCCACCTCCACGTTCAG ACATACATAACTGGACAAACGGTTTTCCTTTCGAAGCATGCCATCTTTGTATCTGGAATCATGAGCATCTACGCGATAGTTATAGCACTATTTAAG GATGTTCCCGATGTGGAGGGTGACAAGATTAATGGAATTAACTCCCTTGCTTCTCAAGTCGGCCAAAAACGT GTTTTTTGGATTTGTATATGGCTTTTGGAAATGGTATACGGTGTGGCTATATTAACCGGGTTGTTATCAGCAAGGTTTTGGATCCGATTGATTATG GTAATTGGTCATAGTATTCTTGGTTTTGTGTTGTGGAGAAATGCGAACCTGGTTAATCTCGTAAACAATGAGGCCACTGaatcattctacctttttatttggaAG CTATATTACGCGGAGTATTTATTGGTACCCATATTACGATTTTAA